One genomic segment of Arcobacter porcinus includes these proteins:
- the trmD gene encoding tRNA (guanosine(37)-N1)-methyltransferase TrmD — MKFTFVTLFPNLIEPYFKDSILKRAVESNFISYEFYNPRDFTTNKHKKVDDAMIGGGAGMLLFCQPLFDCLDEIKRKNSETYIIFPLAAAKPFRQNDAKRLAKKKNIVFVSGRYEGIDERVIEKYADEVFSIGEYVLTGGELPSIVMADAISRNVDCVLGNEASLEVESYENNLLEAPSFAKPENYENLIVVKEYLKGNHSRICDLKFQMSVCRTKYYRPNKERR; from the coding sequence TTGAAGTTTACATTTGTAACACTTTTCCCAAATTTAATTGAACCATATTTTAAAGATTCTATATTAAAAAGAGCAGTTGAATCAAATTTTATCTCTTATGAATTTTATAATCCTAGAGATTTTACAACAAATAAACACAAAAAAGTTGATGATGCGATGATTGGTGGTGGAGCTGGAATGCTTCTTTTTTGTCAGCCACTTTTTGATTGTTTAGATGAAATAAAAAGAAAAAATTCTGAAACATATATAATATTTCCATTGGCAGCCGCAAAACCTTTTAGGCAAAATGATGCAAAAAGATTAGCAAAAAAGAAAAATATAGTTTTTGTTAGTGGTAGATATGAAGGAATTGATGAAAGAGTTATTGAAAAATATGCAGATGAGGTTTTTAGTATTGGAGAGTATGTTTTAACAGGAGGTGAATTACCATCTATTGTTATGGCAGATGCAATATCTAGGAATGTAGATTGTGTTTTAGGGAATGAAGCATCATTAGAAGTTGAGAGTTATGAGAATAATCTTTTAGAAGCTCCTTCTTTTGCTAAACCAGAAAATTATGAAAATTTAATTGTAGTTAAAGAATATTTAAAGGGAAACCATAGTAGAATTTGCGACTTAAAATTTCAGATGTCCGTTTGTAGGACGAAATACTATAGACCTAATAAGGAAAGAAGATGA
- the rplS gene encoding 50S ribosomal protein L19: MKNRYIASFEAAQIASIEVPAFRAGDNLRLGVEIKEGEKKRVQTFEGVVIGRSGNGVDATFTIRKLGANNIGVERIFPLYCESLKSIEVIRRGDVRRAKLNYLKTLKGKAAKIKELKK; encoded by the coding sequence ATGAAAAACAGATATATAGCAAGTTTTGAAGCAGCTCAAATAGCTTCAATTGAAGTTCCAGCATTTAGAGCAGGGGATAACCTAAGACTTGGTGTTGAAATTAAAGAGGGTGAGAAAAAGAGAGTTCAAACTTTTGAAGGTGTTGTAATTGGAAGAAGCGGAAACGGTGTTGATGCTACTTTTACTATTAGAAAATTAGGAGCAAATAATATCGGTGTTGAGAGAATTTTCCCACTATATTGTGAGTCTTTAAAATCTATTGAAGTAATAAGAAGAGGGGATGTAAGAAGAGCAAAACTTAACTATCTTAAAACTTTAAAAGGTAAAGCTGCTAAAATTAAAGAGCTTAAAAAATAA
- a CDS encoding DedA family protein, which produces MLSEIINFIVDKVQDFGYLGIFIMMFLESSFFPFPSEVVMIPAGYLAFKGEMNIFLVILFGILGSLVGGLFNYFFALKFGRVFLLKYGKYFFISEETIIKMEKFFEKHGHISTFFGRLIPVVRQYISLPAGLSKMNIVLFSIFTSLGAGIWVIILTLLGYFLGGNEELIKEYLHQIIITLLILIAIFSYIYYIKVKKKK; this is translated from the coding sequence ATGCTTTCAGAAATAATAAATTTTATTGTAGATAAAGTTCAAGATTTTGGTTATCTTGGAATTTTTATTATGATGTTTCTAGAGAGTTCTTTTTTCCCATTTCCATCAGAAGTTGTTATGATTCCAGCTGGATACTTAGCATTTAAAGGTGAGATGAATATATTTTTGGTAATTCTTTTTGGAATACTTGGTTCTCTTGTTGGAGGACTTTTTAACTACTTTTTTGCATTAAAATTTGGGAGAGTTTTTCTTCTAAAATATGGAAAATATTTTTTTATTAGTGAAGAAACTATAATTAAGATGGAAAAATTCTTTGAAAAACATGGACATATTTCTACTTTTTTTGGAAGATTAATTCCTGTTGTAAGACAATATATTTCACTTCCTGCTGGATTATCAAAGATGAATATAGTTCTATTTTCTATATTTACAAGTTTAGGTGCAGGTATTTGGGTTATAATCTTAACTCTTTTAGGATATTTCTTAGGTGGAAATGAAGAGCTTATAAAAGAGTATTTACATCAAATTATTATCACTTTATTGATATTAATTGCAATTTTTTCTTATATTTATTATATTAAGGTAAAAAAGAAGAAATAA
- a CDS encoding PLP-dependent aminotransferase family protein, with the protein MKRSFIREILEAIDEHTISFAGGLPSENLFPIEDLKIATNKILDTPKVYQYTVSNGISELREQIAKRYTDEGFPTTKDNILITTGSQQAMYILAKFFENKEITIEEPSYLGAMNIFRLNNLKMQGVKLEEDGVNIDEFEKSLKNTKLSYLIPDFQNPSATTYSQEKRDAVVNIVKKHNALLIEDSPYSELFFDKKSKYISQDLPNNSFHLGSFSKTLVPSLRIGWIRADEEKIRSLMIIKESIDLHSSGISQYILAEYLKDTNKYEKHLQSIRDDYKAKADFFSLQLNKLMPEFKHQKPKGGMFLYGGFEDKKIDTFALVQECLKKKVVYVPGNQFYIDKVPNSEIRFNYTHSSFEQITEGIKLIKSCL; encoded by the coding sequence ATGAAACGATCGTTTATAAGGGAAATTCTTGAAGCAATAGATGAACATACTATATCTTTTGCTGGTGGATTACCAAGTGAAAATTTATTTCCAATAGAAGATTTAAAAATAGCTACAAATAAAATATTAGATACTCCAAAAGTTTATCAATACACTGTAAGCAATGGAATAAGCGAATTAAGAGAACAAATAGCCAAAAGATATACAGATGAAGGTTTTCCTACAACAAAAGATAATATCCTAATTACAACAGGAAGCCAACAAGCAATGTATATTTTGGCTAAATTTTTTGAAAACAAAGAGATTACTATTGAAGAGCCATCATATTTGGGAGCTATGAATATTTTTAGATTAAACAATTTAAAAATGCAAGGTGTAAAGTTAGAAGAGGATGGTGTAAATATAGATGAATTTGAAAAAAGTTTAAAAAATACAAAATTATCATATTTAATACCTGATTTTCAAAATCCAAGTGCAACAACTTATAGCCAAGAAAAAAGAGATGCTGTTGTAAATATTGTAAAAAAACATAATGCTCTTTTAATAGAAGATAGCCCATATAGCGAACTATTTTTTGATAAAAAAAGTAAATATATAAGCCAAGATTTACCGAACAACTCTTTTCATTTGGGAAGTTTTTCAAAAACTTTAGTTCCAAGTCTTAGAATTGGTTGGATAAGAGCAGATGAAGAAAAAATAAGATCATTGATGATTATAAAAGAGAGTATAGATCTTCACTCAAGTGGTATTTCTCAATATATTTTGGCAGAATATTTAAAAGATACAAATAAGTATGAAAAACATCTTCAATCAATAAGAGATGATTATAAAGCAAAAGCTGATTTCTTTTCTTTACAATTAAATAAACTAATGCCTGAATTTAAACATCAAAAACCAAAAGGTGGAATGTTTTTATATGGTGGATTTGAAGATAAAAAAATTGATACTTTTGCACTTGTTCAAGAGTGCTTAAAGAAGAAAGTTGTTTATGTTCCAGGAAATCAATTTTATATAGATAAAGTACCAAATTCTGAGATTAGATTTAACTATACTCACTCAAGTTTCGAGCAAATAACAGAAGGTATAAAACTTATAAAATCTTGTTTATAA
- a CDS encoding AraC family transcriptional regulator, protein MKRDTFKKRTKIVNNVMNYIYQHIDTNINIDDLSFELDISKFHLQRIFKEEFGKNIYETIVSIRLEKAANLLITNQYSTISNIASITGYSSHISFLRSFKQRFKMTPKKWRNGGYEKYSNKIVEKISSNSDNIDFTKIEPIVVQMPEMKGYYIRHDGYDKSIKQTWTKLQTWIYTNEIKNYKQIALHHDNPIITPLEKCQYNAVVVLEENKVLNNLSLPSLSIQKGIYAKFSLNGKYGDIIKLIQWVYHTWLIKSGYETTTNPSYTIYHKNHFLSEDGNFILDFYLPIKFV, encoded by the coding sequence ATGAAAAGAGATACTTTTAAAAAAAGAACAAAAATTGTAAATAATGTTATGAACTATATTTATCAGCATATTGATACAAATATAAATATAGATGATTTAAGTTTTGAATTGGATATTAGTAAATTCCATTTACAAAGAATATTTAAAGAGGAGTTTGGAAAAAATATTTATGAAACAATAGTATCTATTAGACTTGAAAAAGCCGCAAACTTACTTATAACTAATCAATATTCAACAATAAGCAATATAGCTTCAATAACTGGATATAGCTCTCATATCTCATTTTTAAGATCATTTAAACAAAGATTCAAAATGACTCCAAAAAAGTGGAGAAATGGTGGATATGAGAAGTATTCAAATAAAATTGTAGAGAAAATATCTTCAAATAGTGATAATATTGATTTTACAAAAATAGAACCAATTGTTGTTCAAATGCCAGAGATGAAAGGGTATTATATTAGGCATGATGGTTATGATAAATCAATAAAACAAACTTGGACTAAACTACAAACTTGGATCTATACAAATGAGATAAAAAATTATAAACAAATTGCTTTGCATCATGATAATCCAATTATAACTCCTCTTGAAAAGTGTCAATATAATGCAGTAGTTGTTTTAGAAGAGAATAAAGTTTTAAATAATTTATCTCTTCCTAGTCTAAGCATACAAAAAGGAATTTATGCTAAATTCTCTTTAAATGGTAAATATGGAGATATAATTAAATTAATTCAGTGGGTTTATCATACATGGCTTATTAAAAGTGGATATGAAACTACAACAAACCCTTCATATACTATTTACCATAAAAATCATTTTCTTAGCGAAGATGGAAACTTTATATTGGATTTTTATTTACCTATTAAATTTGTTTAA
- a CDS encoding RidA family protein, whose product MQQIISTTKAPSAIGPYNQAVSFGELIFTSGQIALDAKKMEVVNGGIKEQTRQVMENLKAILEEAGSSFDNVIKTTCFLSDMENFNAFNEVYGEYFQVLIAPARSTVAVKTLPKNVLVEVEVIAFKN is encoded by the coding sequence ATGCAACAAATTATAAGTACAACAAAAGCTCCAAGTGCAATTGGACCATATAATCAAGCAGTTAGTTTTGGAGAATTGATTTTTACATCAGGTCAAATAGCACTTGATGCAAAAAAGATGGAAGTTGTAAATGGTGGAATAAAAGAGCAAACAAGACAAGTTATGGAAAATTTAAAAGCAATCTTAGAAGAAGCTGGAAGCTCTTTTGATAATGTTATTAAAACAACTTGTTTTCTATCAGATATGGAAAACTTCAATGCTTTTAATGAAGTTTATGGAGAATATTTTCAAGTATTAATAGCTCCAGCTAGAAGTACAGTTGCTGTTAAAACATTGCCAAAAAATGTTTTGGTTGAAGTTGAAGTAATAGCTTTTAAAAACTAA
- a CDS encoding peptidase M42, giving the protein MDASFLNEQKNFSIFLDLLKQLIRVPSVTGAEHSFLLYLKRELDELGIKTEHYDGLLVAIGNEPTNGILSAHIDRHGIICTGPNEFQFAAFLAKNRSDLRGNSLSEQTFQLISKRYINQDVHAYDPFNGGYLGMGKIKDAFLKEEINNLIFEIEGLNHLVPSTPIAFVDKLKQEENLISAQLDNVISAAIILYLYQNGFQGTAFFTAQEEAGKSWRFINEWFKKNKLSTNRLIVLDTSPFDTREEANNQQIVLRNKDANAKFKSPLLKEIKSFCKKNKISFSCKDNFLKEKNILRVKNGLKPLSIGSTELGRIILESNGSIQGTTLQIPTTGYHTVDETANILSVKSVIFILSSFYIKNFSKQF; this is encoded by the coding sequence TTGGATGCTTCATTTTTAAATGAGCAAAAGAATTTTAGTATCTTTCTTGACTTACTAAAACAGTTAATAAGAGTTCCTTCTGTAACAGGTGCTGAACACTCATTTTTACTCTATTTAAAAAGAGAGTTAGATGAATTGGGTATAAAAACTGAACACTATGATGGACTTTTGGTTGCTATTGGTAATGAACCAACAAATGGTATTTTAAGCGCTCATATTGATAGACATGGAATAATTTGTACTGGTCCAAATGAGTTCCAATTCGCTGCTTTTTTAGCAAAAAATCGCTCTGATTTAAGAGGAAATTCCCTTTCTGAACAAACATTTCAATTAATCTCTAAAAGATATATAAATCAAGATGTTCATGCTTATGATCCATTTAATGGTGGATATTTAGGTATGGGAAAAATAAAAGATGCTTTTTTGAAAGAAGAGATAAATAATCTAATTTTTGAAATTGAAGGTTTAAATCATTTAGTTCCTAGCACTCCTATTGCTTTTGTGGATAAACTAAAACAAGAAGAAAATTTAATTTCAGCTCAACTTGATAATGTTATTAGTGCAGCCATAATTTTATATCTATACCAAAATGGATTTCAAGGAACAGCATTTTTTACAGCTCAAGAAGAAGCTGGAAAAAGCTGGAGATTTATCAATGAATGGTTTAAAAAAAACAAACTCTCTACAAATAGATTAATTGTTCTTGATACAAGCCCTTTTGATACTAGAGAAGAAGCAAACAATCAGCAGATAGTTCTAAGAAATAAAGATGCAAATGCAAAATTTAAATCACCACTATTAAAAGAGATAAAGTCTTTTTGTAAAAAAAATAAAATATCTTTTTCTTGTAAAGATAATTTCTTAAAAGAGAAGAATATTTTAAGAGTAAAAAATGGATTAAAACCTTTAAGTATTGGAAGTACAGAACTTGGAAGAATTATTTTAGAATCAAATGGATCTATTCAAGGAACTACATTACAAATACCTACAACTGGTTACCATACTGTTGATGAAACAGCAAATATATTGTCTGTGAAATCTGTTATTTTTATTTTAAGTAGTTTTTATATTAAAAACTTTTCAAAACAATTTTAA
- a CDS encoding IS110 family transposase, whose product MYYVGIDIAKSFHVVTIIDENEVKVTQKPIRVTNCIDGFSKFITKLETISSNTNDFIIGLEATGIYGENLWEFLNSHGFNVKLLNPFQTTRYREQHTMKKVKNDNIDSWIIALFLKDGKYSSGYVTDDEYQSLRTLYRNRASIQSDMKEVKKRILTQVTVTFPELENFIDIFSITGLALLDKYPTAHHYKHSSVDRILKIFRHIQGNSFNNQKAIEVLELAKNSIYSGKAKDARAIAIKSSIRLLKIYQEELSILEEEILALLEKNGIKEEKDVPTNSLIENLKTIPGVSSKTIAAVISECGDLSRFKTPIKFIGYLGLFPTENSSGNSKSTGHLSKRGSSLAKHALYMASVSCLLHNKELKQYYDTKKSQGKSKQEGIIAVARKLATIIYSIFRYNTPYDPSRVFSKS is encoded by the coding sequence ATGTATTATGTTGGAATTGATATTGCTAAAAGCTTTCATGTTGTTACTATCATTGATGAGAATGAAGTAAAAGTTACACAAAAACCTATAAGAGTTACAAACTGTATTGATGGATTTTCAAAGTTTATTACTAAACTTGAAACTATTTCATCAAATACAAATGATTTTATAATTGGTCTTGAAGCAACTGGTATTTATGGTGAAAACCTTTGGGAGTTTTTAAATTCTCATGGGTTTAATGTTAAACTATTAAATCCATTTCAAACAACTAGATATAGAGAACAACACACAATGAAGAAAGTAAAAAACGACAACATAGATTCTTGGATCATAGCTTTATTTTTAAAAGATGGTAAATATAGTTCAGGTTATGTAACTGATGACGAATATCAGAGTTTAAGAACTTTATATCGTAATCGTGCTTCTATACAATCAGACATGAAAGAAGTAAAGAAGAGAATACTTACTCAAGTAACAGTTACATTTCCAGAACTTGAAAATTTTATTGATATATTTAGCATCACAGGGCTTGCACTTTTAGATAAATATCCAACTGCACACCACTATAAACATAGTAGTGTTGACAGGATACTTAAAATTTTTAGACATATTCAAGGAAATAGTTTTAATAACCAAAAGGCTATAGAGGTTTTAGAGTTAGCAAAAAACTCTATTTATTCAGGTAAAGCCAAAGATGCAAGAGCTATTGCTATTAAAAGTTCTATTAGACTTCTTAAAATATATCAAGAAGAACTATCTATATTAGAAGAAGAGATATTAGCACTTCTTGAAAAAAATGGTATTAAAGAGGAAAAAGATGTTCCAACTAATTCATTGATTGAGAACTTAAAAACTATTCCTGGAGTTTCATCTAAAACTATTGCTGCAGTTATTAGTGAATGTGGAGATCTATCAAGATTTAAAACACCTATTAAATTTATTGGTTATCTTGGATTATTTCCAACAGAAAATAGCTCAGGTAATTCCAAATCTACAGGTCATTTAAGCAAAAGAGGTTCTTCTTTAGCTAAACATGCTTTATATATGGCAAGTGTTAGTTGTTTATTACACAACAAAGAACTAAAACAATATTATGATACAAAAAAGTCTCAAGGTAAATCCAAACAGGAGGGAATTATTGCTGTTGCTAGAAAACTTGCAACCATAATTTACTCTATATTTAGATACAACACTCCATATGATCCATCTCGTGTATTTTCTAAGTCATAA
- a CDS encoding nitrite/sulfite reductase, which yields MAELSALEQLKASRNPLRVIDDIYKEALEGIPLSDEYIGLLKWYGMYPHVNKDNLEDKKYFMKRIKIVDAKMNLEQLNIIAQIGVKFAQNYIDFTTRQNVQYHFIQIKDMPEIFKLLNSVNLTSRMASGDGPRPIMTCPVSGIAEDEIIDVKEILKDVDSYFDKHDDEFCNFPRKYKMGISGCSHHCANHEIQDLAFTAFKNSEGEVLFDLSLGGGLSKSQQIARRLNKYVTKEQVRDVAVVVAKIFREHGNRESRNKARIRHLLNDWGAEKFVNEIEKALGYKLQNGDIEPKITPSEKRNHFGIHKQKQKGLYYIGFATNAGRIEAISLVKIYEVCKKYEVGGLALTATQNFVIYDVKEDIVEEFAKKIEDLGFPYKNSALRARLQSCTGREFCKFGVTETKEYVRNIVDILEDKIKDFDEEITIAFAGCTNGCSQPQISDIGLVGCMIRDENKNRVEAYEILFGGNLQGSSSSLSKKIGVKVPATKVVDYIVGLVEDYKTKDEFDTFKEYLFSYIPLEEDKTED from the coding sequence ATGGCAGAATTATCAGCACTTGAGCAATTAAAAGCTTCAAGAAATCCTTTAAGAGTAATAGATGATATCTATAAAGAGGCTTTAGAAGGCATTCCTTTGAGTGATGAATATATTGGACTTTTGAAATGGTATGGAATGTATCCACATGTAAATAAAGATAATTTAGAAGATAAAAAATACTTTATGAAAAGAATCAAGATTGTTGATGCAAAAATGAACTTAGAACAATTAAATATAATTGCACAAATTGGAGTTAAATTTGCTCAAAATTATATTGATTTTACAACTAGACAAAATGTACAGTACCATTTTATACAAATCAAAGATATGCCAGAGATATTTAAACTTTTAAATAGTGTTAATCTTACTTCAAGAATGGCTTCTGGAGATGGACCAAGACCAATTATGACATGTCCAGTTAGTGGAATAGCAGAAGATGAGATTATAGATGTAAAAGAGATTTTAAAAGATGTTGATAGCTATTTTGATAAACACGATGATGAGTTTTGTAATTTTCCAAGAAAATATAAGATGGGAATAAGTGGATGTTCTCATCATTGTGCAAATCATGAAATTCAAGATTTAGCATTTACAGCTTTTAAAAATAGCGAAGGAGAAGTTTTATTTGATTTAAGTTTGGGTGGAGGATTATCAAAATCACAACAAATAGCAAGAAGATTAAATAAATATGTAACAAAAGAGCAAGTACGAGATGTTGCAGTTGTTGTTGCAAAGATATTTAGAGAACATGGAAACAGAGAGAGTAGAAATAAAGCAAGAATTAGACATCTTTTAAATGATTGGGGAGCTGAAAAGTTTGTAAATGAGATAGAAAAAGCTTTAGGATATAAACTTCAAAACGGAGATATTGAGCCAAAAATAACTCCAAGTGAAAAAAGAAATCACTTTGGAATACATAAACAAAAACAAAAAGGACTTTATTATATAGGTTTTGCCACAAATGCAGGGCGAATTGAAGCAATTAGTTTAGTAAAAATATATGAAGTTTGTAAAAAATATGAAGTTGGTGGTTTAGCATTAACTGCAACACAAAATTTTGTAATTTATGATGTAAAAGAAGATATTGTAGAAGAGTTTGCAAAAAAGATTGAAGATTTAGGTTTCCCATATAAAAATAGTGCTTTAAGAGCTAGATTACAATCATGTACAGGAAGAGAGTTTTGTAAGTTTGGAGTAACTGAAACAAAAGAGTATGTAAGAAATATTGTTGATATTTTAGAAGATAAAATTAAAGATTTTGATGAAGAGATTACAATAGCATTTGCAGGATGTACAAATGGATGTTCTCAACCACAAATATCAGATATTGGGCTTGTTGGTTGTATGATAAGAGATGAAAATAAAAATAGAGTTGAAGCTTATGAAATTTTATTTGGTGGAAATCTTCAAGGAAGTTCTAGTAGTTTATCTAAAAAAATAGGAGTGAAAGTTCCTGCTACAAAGGTTGTTGATTATATTGTAGGATTAGTTGAAGATTATAAAACAAAAGATGAGTTTGATACTTTTAAAGAGTATCTTTTTTCATATATTCCTTTAGAAGAAGATAAAACGGAAGACTAA
- a CDS encoding IS256 family transposase, protein MKIEIDVEQFAKDIKAGKSIGGANGALGSLIKQLTEAALAAEIDSHLAQDLSNNRKNGYSSKTMKSDHGTFELDVPRDRNGNFEPEIVKKNQTTMTSEIEDKILSLFALGNSYSQIAKHIEDFYCVGFSKATISAVTDKIIPMLNDWKTRPLESVYPFVFLDAIHYKVKEDGKYIAKAFYTVLGVRVDGKKEVLGLYLNESEGAKFWLQVLTDLQNRGVKDILIASVDGLKGFPEAINSVFPNTEVQLCIVHQIRNSIKYVGSINQKQFAQELKSVYQAFTKDEALYELDKLEEKWGKKYPIVFQSWRNKWENLTVYFQYPEDIRRVIYTTNIIESVHRQFRTLTKTKGAFPNDDSLLKLLFMGIKNAQEKWTMPIRNWSLTLSQLAIHFEGRLDDSLNL, encoded by the coding sequence ATGAAAATAGAAATAGATGTAGAGCAATTTGCTAAAGATATAAAAGCTGGTAAAAGTATCGGTGGAGCAAATGGTGCTCTAGGCTCTTTAATCAAACAATTAACAGAAGCTGCACTTGCAGCTGAGATAGATTCACATCTTGCTCAAGATTTGAGTAATAATAGAAAAAATGGATATAGCTCAAAGACTATGAAAAGTGATCATGGAACATTCGAACTAGATGTTCCAAGAGATAGAAATGGTAACTTTGAACCAGAAATTGTAAAGAAAAATCAAACAACCATGACAAGTGAAATTGAAGATAAAATATTATCTTTGTTTGCACTAGGTAATAGCTATTCACAAATAGCAAAACATATAGAGGATTTTTATTGTGTAGGCTTCTCAAAAGCTACAATAAGTGCTGTAACAGATAAAATAATACCAATGCTTAATGATTGGAAAACAAGACCTCTAGAATCAGTATATCCATTTGTGTTTCTTGATGCAATTCATTATAAAGTAAAAGAAGATGGGAAATATATCGCTAAAGCTTTTTATACAGTTTTAGGAGTTAGAGTTGATGGTAAAAAAGAGGTATTAGGACTTTACTTGAATGAAAGTGAAGGAGCAAAGTTCTGGTTACAAGTTTTAACTGATTTACAAAATAGAGGTGTTAAAGATATTCTTATTGCTTCTGTTGATGGTTTAAAAGGATTTCCAGAAGCTATAAATTCTGTATTTCCAAATACCGAAGTACAACTTTGTATAGTTCATCAAATTAGGAATTCAATTAAATATGTTGGATCTATAAACCAAAAACAATTTGCACAAGAGTTAAAATCTGTATATCAAGCTTTTACAAAAGATGAAGCATTATATGAACTTGATAAACTTGAAGAAAAATGGGGTAAAAAATACCCTATAGTATTTCAATCCTGGAGAAATAAATGGGAAAATTTAACAGTTTATTTCCAATATCCTGAAGATATAAGAAGAGTAATTTATACTACAAATATTATTGAATCAGTACATAGACAATTTAGAACTTTAACTAAGACTAAGGGGGCTTTTCCAAATGATGATAGCTTACTAAAACTACTATTTATGGGTATAAAAAATGCTCAAGAAAAATGGACAATGCCAATTAGAAATTGGAGTTTAACTTTGTCTCAACTAGCCATCCACTTTGAAGGACGGCTTGATGATAGTTTAAATTTATGA
- a CDS encoding outer membrane beta-barrel protein, translating to MKKISTVVAGLILTSSSMMAMDIEYFVGAGAERTKSNLELKADDGNDSSNQFDTALKIKAGIILDKIHRAYISYSKPSENWSYSEPGFSEGGKKSITQVLINYDYLLPITEDFRIGGGVHLGLSKVEHKYSNSDNESAKFSDNGLAYGVQIAAIYDITKNVEFELGLGHTRYTAEMKYDDAKEKLKYTTSAYAGLNFKF from the coding sequence ATGAAAAAAATAAGTACAGTGGTTGCTGGTTTAATCTTGACAAGTTCATCAATGATGGCTATGGATATTGAGTATTTTGTAGGAGCAGGGGCAGAAAGAACAAAATCAAATCTTGAATTAAAAGCAGATGATGGGAATGATTCAAGTAATCAATTTGATACTGCTTTAAAAATAAAAGCAGGAATTATCTTAGATAAAATACATAGAGCTTATATCTCTTATTCAAAACCTTCTGAGAATTGGTCTTATAGTGAACCAGGTTTTAGTGAAGGTGGTAAGAAATCAATAACACAAGTTTTAATTAATTATGATTATTTATTACCTATAACAGAGGATTTTAGAATTGGTGGTGGGGTACATTTAGGACTTTCAAAAGTAGAACATAAATATAGTAATAGTGATAATGAAAGTGCAAAATTTTCTGATAATGGTTTAGCTTATGGGGTACAAATAGCAGCTATTTATGATATTACAAAAAATGTTGAGTTTGAGTTAGGTCTTGGACATACAAGATATACAGCTGAAATGAAATATGATGATGCTAAAGAAAAACTAAAATATACAACTTCTGCATATGCAGGTTTAAATTTTAAATTCTAA
- a CDS encoding ABC transporter ATP-binding protein, which translates to MKKIVEINNLTKTFCKGNICVANRLNLDINEGEVFTILGTSGSGKTTFLRMIAGLENPDSGEIKIDDKLVFSSNKNLDPKHREIAIVFQNYALLPHLNVSSNILFGSSASKKDLEYILEKTKLKGHEDKYPHELSGGQQQRVALARAIINKPKILLLDEPLSNIDTELRNILRLELKEMIKDLNITALFITHDKEDAFFLSDRIAIMNDGEILQVGTAQELYFNPKNLYCANFLGKITQISKNSYIRPEHIKISKDGNIEGIVKDIIFYGNFYELIVFVDNQEFLVHSFDDNIQINKKIKLHLENRVIKF; encoded by the coding sequence ATGAAAAAGATTGTAGAGATAAATAATTTAACAAAAACATTTTGCAAAGGTAATATTTGTGTTGCAAATAGATTAAATTTAGATATTAATGAAGGTGAAGTTTTTACAATATTAGGTACAAGCGGAAGTGGTAAAACTACATTTTTAAGAATGATTGCTGGTTTAGAAAACCCTGATTCTGGTGAGATTAAGATTGATGATAAACTTGTTTTTTCTTCAAATAAAAATCTTGATCCAAAACATAGGGAAATAGCAATTGTTTTTCAGAACTATGCTTTATTACCTCATCTTAATGTTTCATCAAATATATTATTTGGAAGTAGTGCTTCAAAAAAAGATTTGGAATATATTTTAGAAAAAACTAAACTAAAAGGTCATGAAGATAAATATCCTCATGAATTAAGTGGTGGTCAGCAACAAAGAGTTGCTCTAGCAAGAGCAATTATTAATAAACCAAAAATATTACTTCTTGATGAACCTTTAAGTAATATTGATACAGAACTTAGAAATATTTTAAGACTTGAATTAAAAGAGATGATTAAAGATTTGAATATCACAGCTCTTTTTATAACTCATGATAAAGAAGATGCATTTTTCCTATCTGATAGAATAGCTATTATGAATGATGGAGAAATTCTACAAGTTGGTACTGCTCAAGAGCTATATTTTAATCCAAAAAATTTATATTGTGCAAACTTTTTAGGGAAAATAACACAAATTTCCAAAAACTCTTATATAAGACCTGAGCATATAAAAATATCTAAAGATGGAAATATTGAAGGTATTGTAAAAGATATAATTTTTTATGGGAACTTCTATGAACTTATTGTTTTTGTAGACAATCAAGAGTTTTTAGTGCATAGTTTTGATGATAATATTCAAATTAATAAAAAAATAAAACTTCATCTTGAAAATAGAGTTATTAAATTTTAA